The stretch of DNA CGCGGCGAGCACGTCGGCCGATGCCGACATCTGGCTGATCAGCGGAATAAGCACGGCAGCGCCGCCGACGCCGGCGGTGCCGAGCGCGGCGATGTGGATCCAGTCGCGGCGACGCACGCCGTCTTCGGTGCTGAGTTCGCTTGCGGCGGCCGTGTCAGAAGCCATGTCGTCTTACCCTGCTCGTTTTGCCGCGCCGGAAAATTGCCCGCGCGGCGTGATGTTTCAGTGGCGGGGCGCTTGCCCCGGTTCCGATCCGTCGATTGGTCCCTGCTTCAGCCCGGGATACGCCGTGTGCGCATCCTGTGTGGAGCTTGGGCGGGGCAATTAACGGCAATCCATCCAGAATCCAACCGTGTTTTGAACAAGCCACGTTCGCCGCCGTGCAAGGCAACCTCAGGGCAGCGCGATCATGCTGATCTGCCGACCGTAATTCGCCTCACCCGCCTGACTGGCGCGTCTGTGGGAGTGGTAACGCGCGACATGTGAGAATGTATCCCGGCCGATATCAGCAATTTTGCTAAGGCCCGCCGTCGCCAGTCGGTTCATGATGAAACCGGGAAGGTCGAACTGCCAGCGCGCGAGCCCGTCGCGCGCGGGCGCAGGGGCGAAGAAGCTTTCGGCGGCGGCGGGGAACCGGTCGCGGAACGGCGCGTCGACCTCGTAGCTTGGCTGCGCGATGGTCGGCCCGAGCACGGCGGCGATATCGCTCCGGGTCGCGCCGAGCGCTTCCATCGCGGCGATAGTGTTTTCCAGCACCCCGTCCACCGCCCCGCGCCAGCCGGCATGGGCCGCGCCGATCACGCCAGCTTGGCGATCGGCGAAGAGGATCGGCCCGCAATCGGCGGTGACGATGCCGAGCACCACGCCCGGAGTCGCGGTGACCACCGCATCGGCCACCGGGCGGCCTTCGGCGGCATCGTCCCAGACTTCGCTAACCGTGACGACATCGGGCGAATGCACCTGATGCGGCGCGGCGAGGCGGCCTCCGGGGAGGATTGCTGTCGCGGCCGCAGCGCGAAGGCTTCGCACCTCGGCCCCGTCGCCCGGCCCGCCGAAGCCGAACTGGTGCTTGGCCCCTGCGCTGCCGAAGAAGCCGTGCGGCACGCCTTCGAGCAGCGCGTGACGCTCGATCTGGAAGCCCGTCACCTCAGCCGTCCAGCGAGCGGCTGACCTGCTCGAAGGTGTCGCGCGACAGGTTCCCGGCGGCAAGGATGCGCTCGAGCTCGGCCTTCATCAGCGCCGCCCGGCCCGGCTCGATCCGCCGCCAGCGGCCCAGCGCGGGCACGAAGCGCGCGGCGGTCTGCGGGTTGATCGGATCGAGCGCGAGGATCACGTCGGCGACCATGCGGTAGCCTTCGCCATCGGCCTTGTGGAAGCCCTTGGGATTGCCCGCAAAGGCCATGTGGAGCGAGCGCACGCGGTTGGGGTTCTTCATGGTGAAATCGGGATGCTCGGCCAGCGCGCGCACGTGCTGGATCACATCGGGGTGGAGCGAAAGTGCCTGCAAGGTGAACCACTTGTCCACCACCAGCGCATTGTCCTTGTAACGCTCGTAGAAGGCTGCAAGCTTCTGCGCACGGGCCGGGTGGTCGAGGCTGCATAGCACCATCAGCGCGCCCTGCCGGTCGGTCATGTTGTCCGCCGCGTCATACTGCGCTGCGGCCAGATCGGCGGCCTTGGTAGGGTCGGCGGCGGCGATCAGCGCGAGGGCAATCGTCTTGACCTTGCGCGCGCCGCGTCCGGCCGGATCGTCGGTGGCGACCGCCGACGCGCGGGCGTGGAGCGCGCCCAGCTCGTCCGCCAGCGCGGTGCCGATCGCAGCCTTGAGC from Porphyrobacter sp. YT40 encodes:
- the pgeF gene encoding peptidoglycan editing factor PgeF — protein: MTGFQIERHALLEGVPHGFFGSAGAKHQFGFGGPGDGAEVRSLRAAAATAILPGGRLAAPHQVHSPDVVTVSEVWDDAAEGRPVADAVVTATPGVVLGIVTADCGPILFADRQAGVIGAAHAGWRGAVDGVLENTIAAMEALGATRSDIAAVLGPTIAQPSYEVDAPFRDRFPAAAESFFAPAPARDGLARWQFDLPGFIMNRLATAGLSKIADIGRDTFSHVARYHSHRRASQAGEANYGRQISMIALP